Proteins encoded together in one Oscillatoria salina IIICB1 window:
- a CDS encoding sensor histidine kinase: MFQATRRRLAIWYTTVTAVLLLLFATGVYLYAENTLIERVDDTLKHVVEVVERSLAIEPSREYGLQVNLKDSFRDNNYAGVEDDRIDIEWFSPNGELLWSTLDEPLEIPLKLGRSVEQIGSRQLRQMTKRVEFGRYVLGYLRVSHPWFEVTKPIRQLIVDLTLGTSLMIVCTAAIGWWLSGIAIEPVRQSYQSLKQFTADASHELRNPLATIQTNVQMALAYPEAEPQQIQRQLQTIERLTQRLGRLVNDLLFLARSDSGIVETSYQILPLDALLIEVIEEQRAIAEQKNIYLSLHLVEPAPEIYPDAEDVFNVKGDWDQLARLFTNLIGNALAHTKTTDNGEAAIEVELQLIKRSHHPWFQIKVSDTGKGIPEAALPYIFERFYRVDPARSRSQSESEKNAFTGAGLGLAIARAIVENHRGHITVESQVNLGTTFTVTLPAAKPEATLQ; this comes from the coding sequence ATGTTTCAAGCGACTCGGCGGCGACTAGCAATTTGGTATACAACGGTAACGGCAGTTTTGTTACTGTTGTTTGCTACGGGGGTGTATTTGTATGCTGAGAATACTTTAATTGAGCGAGTTGATGATACACTGAAGCACGTGGTGGAAGTTGTGGAGCGATCGCTGGCGATTGAACCTTCACGTGAGTATGGTTTGCAAGTTAATCTCAAGGATAGTTTTCGCGATAATAACTATGCTGGTGTAGAAGACGATCGCATCGATATCGAATGGTTTAGTCCTAATGGTGAGTTACTGTGGTCTACTCTTGACGAACCTCTGGAAATTCCGCTTAAATTAGGACGTAGCGTAGAACAAATCGGATCGCGCCAACTCAGACAAATGACGAAACGAGTAGAGTTTGGGCGTTATGTTCTCGGTTATTTACGAGTTAGCCATCCTTGGTTTGAAGTCACTAAACCCATTCGTCAGTTAATCGTCGATTTAACTTTAGGTACAAGTTTGATGATTGTTTGTACAGCCGCAATTGGTTGGTGGTTGTCAGGAATTGCGATCGAACCAGTACGCCAATCTTATCAAAGTTTAAAGCAATTTACTGCCGATGCTTCCCACGAACTGCGAAATCCTTTAGCGACAATTCAAACTAACGTGCAAATGGCGTTAGCTTACCCGGAAGCCGAACCCCAACAAATTCAACGTCAGTTGCAGACTATCGAACGTCTGACGCAACGTTTGGGGCGTTTGGTGAATGATTTGCTGTTTCTCGCCAGATCCGATAGTGGTATCGTAGAAACAAGCTATCAAATTTTGCCTTTAGATGCTTTGCTGATCGAAGTCATCGAAGAACAAAGAGCGATCGCCGAGCAAAAAAATATTTACCTCTCGTTACATTTAGTCGAACCAGCCCCAGAAATTTATCCCGATGCAGAAGATGTGTTTAATGTCAAGGGGGATTGGGATCAATTAGCACGTTTATTTACCAATTTAATCGGTAACGCCCTCGCCCATACCAAAACCACAGACAACGGCGAAGCAGCGATCGAAGTAGAATTACAACTAATCAAACGTTCCCATCATCCTTGGTTTCAAATCAAAGTCAGCGACACCGGGAAGGGAATACCAGAAGCAGCCCTACCCTACATTTTTGAGCGTTTCTACCGCGTTGACCCTGCCCGGAGTCGTTCTCAGTCAGAAAGCGAAAAAAACGCCTTTACAGGGGCAGGATTAGGATTAGCGATCGCGCGGGCGATCGTCGAAAACCATCGCGGACACATCACAGTTGAAAGTCAAGTGAATCTGGGTACAACCTTTACCGTCACGCTTCCCGCAGCTAAACCCGAAGCCACTCTTCAGTAA
- a CDS encoding WGR domain-containing protein → MNTAVAASVLETYTLIYVDVDENSNKVWKGSIYEDGSFVAEWGRVGSKLQQAKNSYPSVNLAQKRLAQMKQQKLKKGYTEAQILTPDTVKNVSLKTEDLEKIAATQIDCGEDDKAKDLIRYLVKVNIHQIISQTNIHYDLDTGKFSTPLGLVTPEAIAKARDYLAQIAVCYNPLSLRKLVSKYLRLIPQKVGKTLDDSIFRTQQELQRQNDILSALDAALMETKQQIFNCKIRRVPGSTIAGKKTFQWIRSLYESTINLNHQSAGYKLRRAYEIDIPSMQQAFVVKSAQIGNVKLHWHGTKASNILSILKQGLIIPPVNAIQCTGRMFGKGIYGSEQSTKALNYATNYWNQSGGNNQRVYMLLCEFALGKAYSPTNLNVSFPVSGYDSTYVQPGTANVINQESIVYSPEQVNIKYLCEFE, encoded by the coding sequence ATGAATACAGCAGTCGCAGCGAGCGTATTAGAAACCTACACGCTCATCTACGTTGACGTGGATGAAAACTCAAACAAAGTGTGGAAAGGAAGTATTTACGAAGATGGTTCTTTTGTTGCTGAATGGGGGAGAGTTGGTAGCAAATTGCAACAAGCCAAAAACAGCTATCCATCAGTAAATTTAGCGCAAAAAAGACTAGCGCAAATGAAGCAACAAAAGCTCAAAAAAGGCTATACAGAAGCGCAAATCCTTACACCAGATACAGTCAAAAACGTATCACTAAAAACAGAAGATTTAGAAAAAATTGCTGCCACCCAAATCGACTGCGGCGAAGATGACAAAGCCAAAGATTTAATCCGTTATTTGGTCAAAGTAAATATTCACCAAATTATCTCCCAAACTAACATTCATTATGACTTAGATACGGGCAAATTCAGTACACCTCTAGGTTTAGTTACACCAGAAGCAATTGCCAAAGCTAGAGATTACCTAGCACAAATTGCTGTATGTTATAATCCTTTATCCTTACGCAAACTAGTCAGCAAATACTTAAGGTTGATTCCGCAAAAAGTTGGCAAAACTCTCGACGATTCTATTTTTCGGACTCAGCAAGAATTACAGCGTCAGAATGATATTTTATCTGCTCTCGATGCAGCCTTAATGGAAACCAAACAGCAAATTTTCAACTGTAAAATTCGTCGGGTTCCAGGTAGTACAATTGCTGGCAAAAAAACCTTTCAATGGATTCGCAGCCTCTACGAATCAACAATTAATTTGAATCATCAATCTGCGGGATACAAACTGCGCAGAGCGTATGAAATTGATATTCCTTCAATGCAACAAGCTTTTGTTGTAAAATCTGCTCAAATTGGCAATGTTAAGTTACATTGGCATGGGACAAAAGCGAGTAATATTTTAAGTATTCTCAAACAAGGTTTAATTATTCCTCCCGTGAATGCAATTCAGTGTACGGGAAGAATGTTTGGTAAGGGAATTTATGGTTCGGAACAATCGACAAAGGCGTTGAATTATGCTACTAATTATTGGAATCAATCTGGAGGTAATAATCAGCGAGTTTATATGTTGTTATGTGAGTTTGCGTTGGGAAAAGCATATTCTCCGACTAATCTTAATGTTAGTTTCCCCGTGTCGGGTTATGATAGTACCTATGTCCAACCGGGAACTGCTAATGTAATTAATCAGGAAAGTATTGTTTACAGTCCGGAGCAAGTTAATATTAAGTATCTGTGTGAATTTGAGTAA
- a CDS encoding DUF2267 domain-containing protein — translation MPIALREDVMYILLNKIKKTDHGENGKHQVSFSAEDFGGRRLTKAELLGHLDYLNQKQFINADFSGNAYANQEDVPDAVNPDEFGARVANTFGAEDGPLPHLINFEAAQLTPKGEKMLEKMEANKDEILKEGEPPAPIDTSNMPFLEKVRAEGKLEDIFDARDITVIVYRVMRDLMTTEAADRVAEELEGKEAEPTKDKTLQQDLAELWQDTNPIVGFLSRVRPPWQGPGIFKIDSDRFLFRVANEGSLPKGTNAETAVKAIFSATKEELSSERIEEIGSWMPEGRVKQIWQEA, via the coding sequence ATGCCAATTGCACTAAGAGAAGATGTAATGTACATCTTACTTAACAAAATTAAAAAAACTGACCACGGTGAAAACGGAAAGCACCAAGTTTCTTTCTCGGCGGAAGACTTCGGCGGTCGCCGCCTCACCAAGGCTGAATTACTCGGTCATTTAGACTACTTGAATCAAAAACAGTTCATCAATGCTGACTTTAGCGGTAACGCCTACGCCAACCAAGAAGACGTTCCCGATGCCGTCAACCCAGACGAATTCGGAGCCAGAGTTGCCAATACCTTTGGTGCAGAAGACGGTCCGTTGCCTCACCTAATCAATTTTGAAGCCGCACAACTCACCCCCAAAGGTGAAAAGATGCTGGAGAAAATGGAGGCAAATAAGGACGAAATCTTAAAAGAAGGAGAGCCTCCTGCGCCAATTGATACGAGCAATATGCCTTTCTTGGAAAAAGTCAGAGCAGAAGGTAAGCTCGAAGATATCTTCGATGCGCGTGACATAACTGTCATCGTCTACCGCGTGATGCGGGATCTGATGACTACAGAAGCCGCAGACCGAGTAGCCGAAGAGTTAGAAGGAAAAGAAGCAGAACCGACTAAAGACAAAACTCTGCAACAAGACCTCGCTGAACTTTGGCAAGATACCAATCCAATCGTAGGATTCTTGAGCCGAGTGCGTCCGCCGTGGCAAGGTCCTGGAATCTTCAAGATTGATTCCGATCGCTTTCTGTTCCGCGTCGCCAACGAAGGTAGCTTACCGAAGGGAACAAACGCTGAAACAGCAGTCAAAGCTATTTTTTCTGCGACAAAAGAAGAACTTTCCTCAGAACGAATCGAGGAAATCGGTAGTTGGATGCCAGAAGGAAGAGTCAAGCAAATTTGGCAAGA
- a CDS encoding poly(ADP-ribose) polymerase family protein: protein MPHNVKLHWHGTKASNILSILEQGLIIPPVNAIQCTGRMFGKGIYGSEQSTKALNYATNYWNQSGGNNQRVYMLLCEFALGKAYSPTNLNVSFPVSGYDSTYVQPGTANVINQESIVYSPEQVNIKYLCEFE, encoded by the coding sequence ATTCCTCACAATGTTAAGTTACATTGGCATGGGACAAAAGCGAGTAATATTTTAAGTATTCTCGAACAAGGTTTAATTATTCCTCCCGTGAATGCAATTCAGTGTACGGGAAGAATGTTTGGTAAGGGAATTTATGGTTCGGAACAATCGACAAAGGCGTTGAATTATGCTACTAATTATTGGAATCAATCTGGAGGTAATAATCAGCGAGTTTATATGTTGTTATGTGAGTTTGCGTTGGGAAAAGCATATTCTCCGACTAATCTTAATGTTAGTTTCCCCGTGTCGGGTTATGATAGTACCTATGTCCAACCGGGAACTGCTAATGTAATTAATCAGGAAAGTATTGTTTACAGTCCGGAGCAAGTTAATATTAAGTATCTGTGTGAATTTGAGTAA